TGCAACTAGACCACATTGACCTGCTGTATGTGCATGGCGTAGATGAGGCTACCTCAGTGGAGCAGATTGTGCAAACCCTGCATGACGTGGTCATGACCGGGAAGGTGCGCTACGTGGGGGTTTGTAACTGGCCCGCCTGGATGGTCATGAAAGCCCTGGGTATTGCCCGTCAACATGGCTGGCATAGTTTCAAAGCCATGCAGTATTTCTATACCCCCGCTAACCGGGATGCCGAACGTGACCTTCTGCCCCTGGCCTTGGACCAGAACCTGGCCATGATGCCCTGGAGTCCATTGGCCGGCGGTTTCCTGTCCGGCAAGTTCACCCGCGACCAGACCACTACCGGCGGACAGAGCAGGAGAGACACCTTTGATTTTCCGGTTATTGACAAAGAGAAAGCCTATGACCTCATTGACGTTCTGGTAGAGATAGGCAAGCAGTACCGGGTCTCCGCCGCCGAAGTCACCCTGGCCTGGGTTCGCCAGCAACCCGGCGTCACCAGCACCATTATTGGCGCCAAGCGCCTAGACCAACTCCAATCCAACCTGCACTCTACCACCCTCACGCTCACGCCCCAGGATATAAAACAGATCAACACCGCCAGCCAACACGAGAAAGGCTATCCCCACTGGATGGTAGACCGGCAGATGGCCGGCCGCTTTCCAGAAAATAAGGTAGCTAAAAAAGGGGAGGAGGAGTGATGTAGGGGCAGGAAGGAATAGGCGTTTTAGGGGTGTTTTGCGGAAAATGGGCTGGAAATGGGTTGGTCAGCAAGAGTGCATCATCCCCCGTCCCCTTTCAAAGGGGGACGATATACGCGGATCCAAGCGGTGGTTGGTGGCAGTAGTGGTTGTTGGTGAGAACGCCAACAACGGCGGGCGATATTAGGCCTACAGGAAGGAAGCAACCGAGACCGCTCTTCCGGATTTGCAATCCAGAAGTTCCGAAAGGATGATTTGTAATCCCCGGCGGCGGTATCTTTGAATGGCAAGGGGGGCGGATGGCAGATCAGAATAATCATGATAGCTCTCCAGTGTAAACACCCCTCTGCAGAGCTGCGCTCGCTGCCCCAAACTCTCGTTTGGGCAATCCTCAAGGGGAGAGTCTGCGGTGAAGAAGCGGTATTACGTTTTGGGGCTGTTTTCCGGAAAACGTGCTTAAAACACAGCATCGCAATCTTTCACGCATTTCCTCACGCATTCCCCTTTTCCAGCCTTTCGTCTGAGCGCCTAGCACTCGACCCGGTGCCGCGGGAGCGGCAGGCCCTGCGGGGCCAGGCGAGAGGGCACAGCGCGAGGGCGGAAGGCGGGGCCTCGCGGCCGTGAGCGCTCGGAGGGAAGAGATGAAACAACTCAGCCTATGAAACCATAGATAAACCGTCCTTCCAAGGCGAAAGCAAATTCGTATTCCTAACCCTTCCTCCTTATCGCTCTAAAGCGAAACAAAACCCTTTAACCAACTACTCCTGAACTTCACCTGAAGAACTGGAAAGCCAGGCCAGGGCCTCTTGGTGGCATTGGAAGAATTGGAGTTCATAGCAGGCCTTAGAAGTCATAAGGCTCCCCTCCAGGTTTCGGGCATGAGATGGGTCTTCGGGGACAACCAAGGCTAGTTGCTGAACAGCTTGGTCACAGAGAAAAGGTACTACCTCATGGGTCATCCATACCAGGTCCTGGGGCATGGGGTTGCCGCGACGGCTATTGTCAGAGAGGAGCTTCTTGGCGTGGTGCTGGTGCACGGCCTCCAGCAAGGCGGCCGTTCCTCGCTGGTATTCAGAGGGGCTGGGTGGTTGCTGCCAGGCTAGCCCTAAAATGCCGGCTTGTGGGTAAAGTACTATCTCATAGAACCGGTTGATTGCCAAAGGAACGGGGATAAGATTCATGGCTTTATGGATGTAGTAGGTGAATAAAATATTACATGATATATAGAATAGGAAGGGGATATGGAATAGAACTTTATAGGTACAAAAAGGAGAGGCAAAGCCCATCTTTGGGTTCTTTCAGTAGTTATACTGGTTTTAAAAGAATATGTACATTGGAAAGGCGAGTATTTTTACGGCCGCAAGAAGGAACGCCTGTTTTATTTTTTAAGCCCAATAAGTACCGTCGCCTACGCCTGATAATGCGTACCTTTCGGGCCTAAGCCAAACCCATATGATCACTATTTACCATAACAACCGCTGCAGCAAAAGCCGCGAAGTGCTGACTATTCTGGAACAGGCCGGCCTACCCATGCAGGTGGTGCAATACCTGGTAGAGCCGCTCACCAAAGAAGAACTAAAGGCGTTGCTGGGCAAATTACAGTTGGGCCCCGAAGACATAATCAGGAAAGGGGAGAAGCTATACAAAGAAGTGTACGCCGGCCAGCACCTCACCCAGGACCAATGGCTAGACGTGTTGGTAGAGAACCCCATTCTCATAGAGCGGCCCATAGTGGTCAACGGCGACAAAGCCGTGATTGCGCGCCCCCCAGAAAATGTATTAACTATTCTGTAAGCGGCCCAGAAGCGCGTTGGCTTTTAAAGAGGGGAAGTGCCTAAACTAAAAAGGCTATAAAACAGAAATCCCCCTCTACCGAACAGGCTGAGCGGGGATTTACTGTACTTGAAATTAACGCTTATCTTCTATAGGGACCGTAACCAGTCTTTGATTTCAGACGAAGTTTTGCCTATTTTTTGCTGAAGTTTTCCCAGCCATTTGTCTTCCTGTCCTTCTTCGTAGGTCAGATCGTCATCGGTGAGGTCACCATAGGCCATCTTCATTTTGCCTTTGACTTCATTCCAGTTGCCGCGGGCTCTATATTCTCCTTCGTGAGTGTCCATCTTAGTAAACGGTTAGGTTAATGTATGCCCAATGTACGCACTACCGCAGCGCAGGGTTGAACCAGAAACACTCCGTTTTTTAAAAAATAGTCAATAATTTTTGCCGTGGTCCATATCAGCGGTAAAGTACTGTGCTATTATTTAGTATAACATATTGATTATCAGAATAATTAGGTTGGGTATGAAGACTATTTCAGGTTTTTTAAAAATTCGCGCAAGGCCCTTGGGTCGTCAAAATCCTGTAGGGCGTACTCTATCTGCCTTATTTCCTCTTTTAGGCCTTTCTTGGCGCTCCTGAACTTGGCATCCATCTGTTTGGGTGTGCCCCCAAATTCGCGCATTAACTGCGCCTCTGGCCCCATAAAGTAGCTGCTCCGTTTCTCCTCCAGTTCCTGGATCTGCTCGGTGAGCAGGCGCACGTAGTAACTCAATTGTTCTTCTGGTACGGCCTGCAACAGCTGTTCCTGCTCATGCATGAATTCCATCTGCAGCCGCAGCAGCTCAAAGAAATCGTCCTGGTTGTAGGCAATGGTCACTTTCTTGATGGCTTCCTCTTTCCAGATGCGGGCAGTAGGGTCCATTTCCTTATCGGGGTGCAGGAGTTTGGCCAGGGTGGTGTACAGGCGGCGGCTGGCCTTGCTGATGCTCTGCAACTCAACCTTCACCTTGGCTTCCTGGGTTTTCTGGGCCGTGGCCTTTTGGCGGTTGGTACGCTGGGCTTCGCGCTTGTCCTGTTCTTCCTGCATCTGCTGGTCTAGGCGGGCCTGGAACGCGGCCAGGTCTGAGAGGTCCTCGGGGTTGAAGTCCACGCCTAGAACATTCTTGAGCAGCTGCTGGGTCTCTGCTTTGGTACCCTGGGGTTGGGAGGGCGCCTGCGGCGATGCCGGGGTTTCATAGCGTTGCAGCACCTCGGTCAGTTCCTCGGCCTCATAGTGGTGCACCAGCGTGTGGGCCTGGTCCTTGATAAAGGCCGAAAGGTTTTCCTGCTCCAACCGCGATAGGTCCTGCTCCTGGTGTGCCTGGTCCAGGAAATGCACCAGGACTACGCGCCGGGCCACCATTTCCCGCACCAATGGCTGCACCTCTTTCTGCACCCGCACCCGCGCCTGGTCCATAATCTTCGCCTGTTCCGCCACCTGCGCCTTCAACTCATCTATGGTCTGGATGCTGGCATTGAATTGCGCCTGGAGCTGAGAGAGGGAAGACTCCGTCTTAGGGGTGATTTGCGGGACTTGAGGCTTTTCTGAATGTGACATGGAAGATGAGGGGTAAGCTGAGTTTATGTTTTTCTGAATTTCTTTTTCCGCTTTTGCTGGCCTAGCAGCCGCTGTCGCCTGAGTCCTTATGCTTTGGTTGTTTCATCTTCGCCCTCCGAGCGCTCACGGCCGCGGGGCCCCGTCTTTCCCCTCGCACTGCCCTTGCGGCCTACCTTTGCCTTCTGCTCTTAGCAAGGGTCTGTCTAGGGCCACAAGCGAGGCGCTCAGAGTAAAGACTGGAATCGGGGAATGACAGTTGAGCTCTTCCGGATTTGCAATCCGGAAATACCGAAAGGGGGGATTTGCAATCCCCAGCGGTTGCGACTTTGTTCTTGGTTCCCGGCGGATTGCAAATCCGCTTTTCCTTTATTCGGGATTACAAATCCCGAACAGCACGGTGAAATGGGTATGGTTGTTTCGAGCACGTTTTCCGGGAAATAGGCCCAAAACGCTTTACCTCTTACTACAAAGCAGACTCCCCCCTTGAGGGGGGCGAAGGGGGGTGTTTACATAGGAGAGGGAATTAGGAGAAAATCCACTGGCGCGAGTCTTCAGACTCGTGACTTGGGATAATGGGTAGTCTCCGGACTACCCTCATTGCAATGCAGTGAACCTGCGCTTTACTGATCCTATACATTTCCCCTTGTGGTTCCCGGTGAGTCTGCAGACTCATTTCATCCTTTTTCACGAGACAATAGTCTCGCGCCAGATTATCAATGGAAGATCAAACCTGTGAGGTTTACAAAGCCTCACAGGATTTACCGTTTTAAGCCTGTTTTCTGAAAAACTGCCCCAAAACAGCTGTCTGCGCCTTTGGTATCTGTTTCAAGGTCTCCAGCAAAAAGCCCCAGTATTTCTGCACGGAGCTGATCTGCACTTTCTCGTCTGGGGAGTGGGCGCCGGTGATGGTAGGCCCGAAGGAGATCATTTCCATGTTGGGGTAGTGGGTACCCAGAATGCCGCACTCAAGGCCGGCGTGGCAGGCATTTACGTGCGGGGCTTCGTGGAACAGCTCACTGTAAATGCGACTCATGGTCTGCACAATGGCGCTGTCTGGTTTGGGTGTCCAGCCGGGGTAAGAGCCTTTCAAAGTTACGCCGGCGCCGGCCAGTTCAAAGGTACTCTGGATGGCCTGGGCCAGGTCCATTTTCTCTGAATCTACCGAGGAGCGGGTCAGGCACTGGATAGAATACGTTCCGTCTTTTACCTCTACGCGGGCCAGGTTATTAGACGTCTGCACCAGACCGGCAATGGCCGGACTCATGCGGTGAATGCCGTTGGGGCAGGCATACAACACCCGTAGCAACTGGCTTTGGAAATCATAGGAAATTGCCGCTTCGGGTAGGTCAATGTGCTCTGCCTGAAGTTGCAGGTTGGGGTCGGTGATGGAATATTCGCCTTTCAGGATCTCGGTTTGTTTGGCCAGGAATTCCAGAAAGATTTCGGCTCTGGCTTCCGGCACGGCAATCTCCGCGAACGACTCCCTGGGGATGGCGTTGCGCAGGCTTCCGCCGTCAATGCTGTGCACGCGCGCATTGAATTTATCAGCGGCCTGAAACAGGATGCGGTTCATGAGTTTGTTGGCGTTGGCCCGACCCACATGAATGTCCATACCTGAGTGCCCGCCGGTGAGGCCCGTGAGGCTTACCCGGTAGGCGGTATAGTCAAAGGGAATGGTTTCCTCATTGTAAGAACCGGTGGCCGTTACGTCAATGCCGCCAGCGCAACCAATGGTGAGCTCGCGGTCATCTTCGGTGTCCAGGTTGAGCATGATGGTGCCTTTGAGCAGTCCGCCATTCAGGCCCATGGCGCCGGTCATGCCGGTTTCCTCGTCAATGGTGAAGAGGCATTCCAGCGGCGGGTGGGCAATGTCTTTAGAGACAAGCAAAGCCATCATGGTGGCCACGCCAATGCCGTTGTCGGCGCCCAGGGTAGTGCCTTTGGCCTTTACCCAGTCGCCGTCTACGTACATGTCAATGCCCTGGCTCAGGAAGTCAAAATCGGTGTCGGCGTTTTTCTGGTGCACCATGTCCAGGTGGCTTTGCAGCACTACGGTCTGGCGGTCTTCCATGCCCGGGGTGGCCGGTTTCCGGATGATCACATTGCCTACCTCGTCGGTGATGGTGTCAAAGCCCTGGCTGTTGCCGAAGTCCTGGATGAACTTGATAACCCGCTCTTCTTTTTTAGACGGACGGGGAACGGCGTTGAGCGCCGCGAAATTTTGCCAGAGGGCTTTGGGTTCTAATGATTCTATCTGCGTACTCATACAATCTCCTGCTGTTGGGCCCCGCGGTCACCGGTAAGGCGTCGCGAATGGGGCGGTTGGGGCTAGTTATGATGGGGTAAAGGTACTAAACAGAACGGACTACCAAGGGCGCGGGTTTAGGAAAACTGGCTTGGGTTTCTCTTTTCTTTTTACAAGATCGGCTTAAAAACAGACTATTTCTTTTAGATGCCCACTAAGCAAACCGCCAATATCAAAAGGAACTTCTTCTGGCCAAAAGAGTAAAATAGGAATTCGATGTTTCTACATTTAAAAGGAAGTTAACCATGGCAAAGCAAATGAAAGCCGCTTACTATAAGGAGTTTGGCGGGACAGATAAAATCACCGTAGGAAATATAGAGATTCCGGAAGTGGGCGAAGGCGAGGTTTTGGTACGCCTGAAGGCTGCCGGGGTAAACCCGGTAGACAACGCCGTACTGGCAGGGTACTTAAGTCAATTCCTGCCCATGGGGTTCCCGGCCATTCCGGGCTGGGATATGGCCGGGGTGGTGGAAGAGCGGGGCTTTTCGGCGCGCCGTTTTCAGGTAGGCGACGAGGTGTACGCCTACGCCCGCCGGCCCACCGTGCAATGGGGCACCTTCGCCGAGTACATCGTAATCCCGGAGAGCTATCTGGCGCACAAACCCAAAGGCATTTCATTTGAAGAAGCGGCCGGCATCCCTTTGGTGGGCCTAACGGCGTACCAATCTTTGTATGACGCCGGCAATCTGCAGTCGGGACAAACGGTTCTAATATTGGGTGCCTCGGGCGGCGTGGGAAGTTTGGGCATTCAGTTGGCCAAGGAAAAAGGCGCCACGGTCATTGGGGTAGCCAGCCAGAAAAACCACGCCTTTATGAAAGAGCTGGGCGCCAACCACACCATTGATTATACCGGCACCAACATCGGTGAGGCCGTAAAACAACTCTTCCCCCAAGGCGTGGACCTGATCTTTGACTGTGCCAGCGGCGACACCCTGCAACAAAGCCTGTCCGCGCTTAAACCAAACGGAACCCTGGTCTCCATCCTGCACCAGGGTGAAGGTCTGGACAAAAACATCCACTTTAAATACGTGTTCGTGGAGCCCAACGCCGCCCAACTGGAAATCCTGCAGGACCTAGCCGAGGCCGGAAAACTGAAAGTACACGTTAGTGGCACTTATTCCCTGGACCAAACCGCAGAAGCCCTCCAACAGATAGCCACCCACCACACCACCGGGAAGATTGTGATTAGTGTTTAGTTGTTAGTGAGTAGAAAGTGATGGTAAGATGTTTTGAGCCTGTTTTCAGGAAAATGGCCTCAAAACGCTGCCATCAACTTGCCCACTTTGCCTGGTTCAAGTTTTCAACTTGGACCTGCTATTCATCTGAAGTTTTCAACTTCAGTGCGGCGAGAGCCGCAAAACCAAAATGCTATAAAAAAGAGAAGCCTGGCCTATTATTAGACCAGGCTTCTCTGTATTAAGGGCTAAAATTTACTTCAGCATCTTGAGCAGTTCATGCGCGGCTTCCTCAGAGGAGCCGGGGTTTTGGCCAGTGAGCAGCAGCCCGTCTTTTACAATATAAGAGCCCCAATCCGGGCCTTTGGAATAGACGCCGCCCAGTTCCTTCAGTTTATCTTCTAGCAGGAAAGGCACCACGTTGGTGAGTTGCACGGCTTCTTCTTCTGTATTGGTGAAGCCGGTTACCTTCTTGCCTTTCACCAGCGGCTCGCCGTTGGCGCCTTTGGCATGGGTGAGCACGGCCGGTCCATGGCAGACGGCGGCTACAGGTTTGTTTTGCTTTGAGAAGGCCTCAATCAAAGAGATAGAGTCGCGGTCAGTGGTCAGGTCCCAGAGCGGGCCGTGGCCGCCGGGGTAGAAAACGGCGTCATAGTCCTCGGCTTTCACCTCGCTTAATTTATGCGTGTGGGCCAGTTTTTCCTGCAGGGCCTTGTCTTCATTAAACCGTTTGGTGGCGTCGGTCTGGGCATCTGGCTCTGAGCTTTTGGGGTCAATTGGTGGTTGTCCGCCTTTAGGCGAGGCCAGGGTAACGTCTACCCCCGCATCTGCCATCACATAGTACGGTGCCGCGAATTCTTCAATCCAGAAGCCGGTTTTCTTGCCGGTATCGCCTAACTGGTCATGGGATGTTAATACAAATAATACTTTCATAGGTGTGATGTGTCTGGTAAATGGTTCATGAATGCTTAGAATGACCGCAACTGGGCCCAGGCCTGGCGTTCCGCCCTAATGGGCAAATTACTCCAAAGGCCTTTTCCTTATACGGTTTGCGTGGAGATAGAACGGGCCAAGTGAGTCCATAGAAGGCTTACCTACAGGAAACCACCCAAAGGGCAAGATGTTCTGTTATATCCCTGTTTTTGGTAAAACAGCAGCAATGAACCTGGTGCAAGTGGAAAAGCAGCGCTCCTGCAGGACCGCCAAGGCAAATATTTGACTCTTCCGCTTGCTAAGAAATGTAGAAAGGCAGAATGGGAATTATGGCTTTGGTTTAGTACTTTGGCTTTATAAAATAAGACTATGGACCAGCGAATCATAAACCTCTTTGACGAATACACCCACGCTCCGCTTACCCGCAAGGAGTTTCTGGGCAGGTTAGCCAAGTTAACTGGCAGCCTTACGCTGGCCATGGCCATGCTGCCTTTGCTGGAAAACAACTATGCCCAGGCGGCCACCGTGTTTGATAAAGACATCAAAGCCGAAGATGTGACCTACCCCGGGGCGGACGGCGTGACCATGAAGGCGTTTCAGGCGCGGCCCGAAGGCAAAAAACTAGGCACGGTGCTGGTCATCCATGAGAACCGGGGTTTGAACCCGCATATCAAAGACGTAGCCATGCGGGTGGCGCAGGCCGGTTTTCTGGCGCTGGCGCCAGACGCGCTGTCGCCGTTTGGGGGTACGCCCACCAATGAGGACCAGGCCCGCGAACTGTTCGCCAAGCTAGACGCGAAACAAAATCTGCAGAATTTCCTGAACGGCTTGGAGTACCTGAAGAAACACAAAAACGGAAACGGCAAAACCGGCTGCGTAGGCTTTTGCTGGGGCGGCGCCCTAGCCAACCAACTGGCTATCCATTCCCCTGACCTGGATGCCGCCGTGGCGTACTACGGCCGTCAACCAGAGGCCGCCGATGTGCCCAAGATCAAAGCTGAACTGCTGTTGCACTACGGCGGCCTGGACGAGCGCGTAAACGCCGGCATTCCGGCCTTTGAACAAGCCCTGAAAGCCAGCAACATCAAGTACCAACTCTTTGTCTACGAAGGCGCCAACCACGCCTTCAACAACAATACCTCACCCACCCGCTACAATGAGCCCGCAGCCAAATTGGCCTGGGAACGCACGTTGGAATTGTTTAACCGAAAACTGAAGTAGCAGGAGGAGAAATAGGAATGCGTAGAACGTTGAAGTGTAACGTCGCCACAGAATAGGTGTGTAGCGTCGTTACACCGTAACGACGTAATTCTGCTGGGAAACGCATTTTGGTTTCCTGTGTCTGATGAAATGCTACCCTAGCCGCCCTTGTTGGTGTTGTCACCAACAAGCAAGAGGTTGTAAGTCCCTCGGTCTGTCCCCCGACAGACCGAAATTTCACTTGAAGGCAGTGTCCTGTCAGGGGACAGACCATGGAATAGGAAGGATTTTGGTCGCGAACGGTAATGACAAAGATTACATGTTACTGCCGTTCGCCCACAAGGTCCTTTCAGGATGACAAAAGAAAGAAACAGGAAGAGTAGAACAACAGAGGCTGCGTGCGAACATAAATGGACGCTTGCGCCCTAGTGTACTAAACTATGTAAAAACCAACTCCTTCTTAACTGCCTACTCAGGTTTTAGGCCCGTTTTTTAGAGAACGGGCCTAAAATGCAAACCCCTTTCCACTTCTGAAATCTCTCTTATCTTTGGGGCTTAAGTCACCTTGACCTAACGTGTCTTGTCTCCCGAGCCCATGAAAAAGCTGTTTTTCCTTTCGTTGCTGCTAAGCTGTTTTTCCGCCTTCGCGC
This Rufibacter radiotolerans DNA region includes the following protein-coding sequences:
- the arsC gene encoding arsenate reductase (glutaredoxin) (This arsenate reductase requires both glutathione and glutaredoxin to convert arsenate to arsenite, after which the efflux transporter formed by ArsA and ArsB can extrude the arsenite from the cell, providing resistance.), which translates into the protein MITIYHNNRCSKSREVLTILEQAGLPMQVVQYLVEPLTKEELKALLGKLQLGPEDIIRKGEKLYKEVYAGQHLTQDQWLDVLVENPILIERPIVVNGDKAVIARPPENVLTIL
- a CDS encoding dienelactone hydrolase family protein, which produces MDQRIINLFDEYTHAPLTRKEFLGRLAKLTGSLTLAMAMLPLLENNYAQAATVFDKDIKAEDVTYPGADGVTMKAFQARPEGKKLGTVLVIHENRGLNPHIKDVAMRVAQAGFLALAPDALSPFGGTPTNEDQARELFAKLDAKQNLQNFLNGLEYLKKHKNGNGKTGCVGFCWGGALANQLAIHSPDLDAAVAYYGRQPEAADVPKIKAELLLHYGGLDERVNAGIPAFEQALKASNIKYQLFVYEGANHAFNNNTSPTRYNEPAAKLAWERTLELFNRKLK
- a CDS encoding type 1 glutamine amidotransferase domain-containing protein; the protein is MKVLFVLTSHDQLGDTGKKTGFWIEEFAAPYYVMADAGVDVTLASPKGGQPPIDPKSSEPDAQTDATKRFNEDKALQEKLAHTHKLSEVKAEDYDAVFYPGGHGPLWDLTTDRDSISLIEAFSKQNKPVAAVCHGPAVLTHAKGANGEPLVKGKKVTGFTNTEEEAVQLTNVVPFLLEDKLKELGGVYSKGPDWGSYIVKDGLLLTGQNPGSSEEAAHELLKMLK
- a CDS encoding aminoacyl-histidine dipeptidase is translated as MSTQIESLEPKALWQNFAALNAVPRPSKKEERVIKFIQDFGNSQGFDTITDEVGNVIIRKPATPGMEDRQTVVLQSHLDMVHQKNADTDFDFLSQGIDMYVDGDWVKAKGTTLGADNGIGVATMMALLVSKDIAHPPLECLFTIDEETGMTGAMGLNGGLLKGTIMLNLDTEDDRELTIGCAGGIDVTATGSYNEETIPFDYTAYRVSLTGLTGGHSGMDIHVGRANANKLMNRILFQAADKFNARVHSIDGGSLRNAIPRESFAEIAVPEARAEIFLEFLAKQTEILKGEYSITDPNLQLQAEHIDLPEAAISYDFQSQLLRVLYACPNGIHRMSPAIAGLVQTSNNLARVEVKDGTYSIQCLTRSSVDSEKMDLAQAIQSTFELAGAGVTLKGSYPGWTPKPDSAIVQTMSRIYSELFHEAPHVNACHAGLECGILGTHYPNMEMISFGPTITGAHSPDEKVQISSVQKYWGFLLETLKQIPKAQTAVLGQFFRKQA
- a CDS encoding aldo/keto reductase yields the protein MNYNLLGDTGVLVSELCLGAMTFGGGDNAGIWAQIGQLQQDEVKQLLKTSADAGINFIDTANVYSFGQSEQLVGEGIRQVGLNRDDLFIATKVRGKMGEGVNRQGLSRYHVFQSVDASLQRLQLDHIDLLYVHGVDEATSVEQIVQTLHDVVMTGKVRYVGVCNWPAWMVMKALGIARQHGWHSFKAMQYFYTPANRDAERDLLPLALDQNLAMMPWSPLAGGFLSGKFTRDQTTTGGQSRRDTFDFPVIDKEKAYDLIDVLVEIGKQYRVSAAEVTLAWVRQQPGVTSTIIGAKRLDQLQSNLHSTTLTLTPQDIKQINTASQHEKGYPHWMVDRQMAGRFPENKVAKKGEEE
- a CDS encoding NADP-dependent oxidoreductase gives rise to the protein MAKQMKAAYYKEFGGTDKITVGNIEIPEVGEGEVLVRLKAAGVNPVDNAVLAGYLSQFLPMGFPAIPGWDMAGVVEERGFSARRFQVGDEVYAYARRPTVQWGTFAEYIVIPESYLAHKPKGISFEEAAGIPLVGLTAYQSLYDAGNLQSGQTVLILGASGGVGSLGIQLAKEKGATVIGVASQKNHAFMKELGANHTIDYTGTNIGEAVKQLFPQGVDLIFDCASGDTLQQSLSALKPNGTLVSILHQGEGLDKNIHFKYVFVEPNAAQLEILQDLAEAGKLKVHVSGTYSLDQTAEALQQIATHHTTGKIVISV
- a CDS encoding CsbD family protein yields the protein MDTHEGEYRARGNWNEVKGKMKMAYGDLTDDDLTYEEGQEDKWLGKLQQKIGKTSSEIKDWLRSL